The DNA segment TGCCCTCTATCCATTTAAATTCCTCAATGTTgctaatactttataaaacgaCATCTACATTTTCAATTGTTAAACGAAACTGTTCTTAGGTATCCTAGATGGTGCTGCTGTCATTTTAAAAGTAGTAAACACAGTTCGCATAAAACTACATAGATGTCACtatttgtcatttatatttttccacaGGTACAAATCCAAATTCGGTTTTCCATTTATTATATGCGCTAGAGAAAATAAGGTGCAATCTATCATTGAAGGCTTGCAAAGGCGTTATAATAACTCAAGGGAACAGGAAATCATAACGGGGATTAACGAAGTTAAGAAAATTTGCAGGTTAAGAATCCTTGACATTGTAAGGAGCGAGGAATAAAAATGAGTAAAtgcaaaaattgtttatttttttattttcttattaaaatttaaggtaatttcattatttaatttaaagtagcCCAAGGGACCTCTCAACTACGGCATGAGGTTGCCCGTTGACTTCACAAAATTCTGGAGTATTAAGAATGTCTTCAAAACCAATATCTAAATATCTTCCGGTGAACACGTCATGTTGTAAGTTAGAACTTGGGAGGAAAGGAAGACGGCCgatctgaaaatatatttaattataggtCTAaagcataatttataaaaggtcCTAACTGTCTCTTCAAtggaaaatatctttaaattttgcaataacaacgtttttacatataaaagtcaaaaattattaactgttcgtttcaaaaaatatgcacacaaacaattttttggCTTGTGACTTCTGCATACACATTTCAAACCATTAAttgttctattttatattaaacctgTATTTCCAAATAGAAATCTTAAGCATGCAACTTCCGAAAACTCTTACATACaaggaacaaaaaaatatgcacaCTTAGAcacaattttgttaaaataaaattatgtcttAATATTGCCAAGTAGATTACACACCAACAAGAATTATAAGTAAGAAATATTCACATTATGTGTTACATTGAAGAATGTAGCAAGAGAAGCATTTGTTATGGGTTGCAATAAAGTTGCTTTGTAAAGTATCATTTATTGtgtattgaatgaaaatactTGATGTCATTCACAAAAGACATATCTACAACATATCTCGGGCTCCTCAATACAATTTCTGAGGACCTCTACTTAAATATGATACTTTCTTAAATCACATAttcttatatcaaatatttgcgatgtttataaatttaatatttttagttattatttattaataaacaggtaaaatcaaaatgttaagcttattaaaacttaaattttaggTGCATAACCTCTGCTGTATAACAACTGACCTTGCTAGCAAACTTCCGCTCCATGGTAAGTTTCATGGGTGCATGAAGGCCTTGGACATTACGGAGCATTGCCATATCcattttttctgtatttaagtggtactgaaaaatattacatcattGAACACCAAGATGatcttgttttaaaacaatattagctaaaaaatataacgaattatgataataataacctGAATTGACGCTCAAAAATCAttctaaaatttgtattaaacagtaattatctttttgaattttgctttaaaataagatgcaaataatagattatatgtcttttgtcataatttttatgaaataaatggtgtatatacgtacatttttttctgaaacTTGCAAGGGATGGCATTGGCCCAACTTGTTCTTTGTAGCACTAATACCAGCCACCATGGGGTCAGGAATTCCAAATACACCATCTTGAACTGTGATATTAGTTGATACTTCAGGTTTAACCTTCAATGAGGGCAGTCCAAaactctgaaataaaaaaattgtatagaatgtagtaaaatttttatatgccGGTTAAATGTTTCTGCTGTTAGGTTTTTCAACTTGTTTTTTCCCTACCattttcaaagattttattaggatttcaaaaataagtaaatattgttatgaatatGTGACGAAAATAAACGATTTTTCCCAAACAGCAATGCAATCACGAAAATATGACTATCATGCGAAGTGACAGtacaacaaacatttttaagttgTCAAATCGTGACAGCGAagtgtagatataaaatattacagaataaaaaattattaatacctaGGAATAGTATAGATAGATGTACCGTAACCCTAGACCTTTTAACACAacatatagtatttaattcaTCAAAACAGATATTTGTCAAATGccatctttttaaaaattagtttgGGATGAAGAGACAGtgcaaaatagaaaaaattgaaatgtttttattacaagtaaaatatttatttctacaatATCATTATTACATTAGATGCaaagtaatttgaatattCAGGAGTTggataactaatatttaaatgtctttttgaaacaatgtatgtattatgtattttgtttatttctttaattttttttatttacattttttgttatatcttataataacattttattgaatacaaatCATTCCGTTTATATATccatctaatattattttataacccCAGTGTAGATTTCCgtttaaaaaaagcaaaagttttaattagcaGATCTgaggatatatatttttctcatttatatatatatactaaaatctacttaatattattgattaaagGTCCTATGTACgactgaaaatgaaaaaaaaggagtacttttttatttttatgtcatttaacTGACAAAAACGACATTTCATTATAAGAtttgattttgtaattttattaatctatttatatagattttttcatCTCTTTGTTATTCCACAtccacaaatatttaaatcatggcCGGACGCGGTGGTAAAAAGGAATTGGTTAGACTATTAAGATTGatcgaaatttatttacatatttatctttattatgttaagttcatattagaaaaaatatattattaggatCCTGAGGAACTTATGAAACGAAAATTTCACATGAAATGTCTCTTCAAAGCATTAGGTCGTTTAGTAATGGCCAATGCTTATTGGCTTATTGAAGGGGTAGACCAATATGAAGGAATAGATGATGTCAAACGGAGAGTTGAACAAGCTGTTCGCAGTAAGGCCAAGAAGAAACAACTCCTGTCTATAAATGTTAGTAGAAATCAAATCTTTGATGAGGCAGTTTTAAAGAAAGTAATTTCAtaagattttctttaatatgtcTGTTGGAATACTGTCTTTAagtcatttcattatttttgagaCTAATATACctagtataaaataagatgATTAAACTTGTACAAcctatgtaaaataatgttattttttattattcgtgTTCGATTTCTAGGATAAAGCACTCTTAAACAAACCAGCTATGGATCGCACAGACCatgaaaaaaagtatatttttcgtattattGGTGgtcttaaatgttttaaacgaTATCCAAATGTAAGAAGACAATGAACATCTTTTGAATGATTTTcagtttaaactaaatttctctatatatttttcatttataaattttaatagcacGTTAAAAAGAAGCTAGCGGCTGTgacgtattttaaatactatggTCCAGGACGTACAATAGTCCGTCAGCACCATGAGGCACATGCGTTGTACTTCATAATAAGCGGTGACGTCATCGTCAGTCAGATGATTTTTGATGAGTTACTCCAAAAGTACCTGTCAGTTGATGTGGGTGTCATGCATCCCGGCGATATGTTTGGAGAAGTTTCCCTGCTCCATAACATACCAAGAACTGCTACTGTTACAACTGCTGgtaagaatttatttcataactagctgttgcccgcgAATTCCGTCTACgcaaaaaagaacaaaaatcagtaaaaatcttttaagcgCCGCATACTCCCCACCTCTCCCCCGTTATAACGCTTGATATCGCGATCTGGATAGAAAGTAGCTACGTgttattacatcagctacctgccaataaAAGTTCCATCACAATCGGTCTTGCCATTTCAAAACTTAGCCGGAACAAACACAGACaaatatcgtaaaaaaaagtttttttggtGTATGTGCcgtatatttattcatattaatgtgtatatttattcatattaatatacagtccaatttgatttatattaatatacctaTTATAAAACAGTGTCCCCCGCctgtctgtttgtctgttcgcgataaacggaataactactgcaccgattatcaaacagttatcaccactcgatagcgtgattctcgaagAAGGctttagtacatatatatattgttaagtttttgtatttacttgtgtgtacattaacgatatttgtttaaaaatgtcgggaaaacatgagccatCTGAGAGTTTTTAACGGAAACGCTGCCTGAattccttaataataaaaaaaataataatatatggtggaattgtgtatcttatgtAGGTCTACAGAGAGTCCGCGGTAgcatatagtatatatataaatctataccttaaggataacatactatatccattttacaacatttaaaaattggtattcctaaagcgtttattggaaagctgtttacataaatactgtattaagtcttatcaaaataaattacttcgttttcaagacTACATCAGACATCTGTAtctgtaaataacttttaaaatcatttaaattgggCGTTtgaatttgaaagttatcataatatatataagtttaatagttCTCAAAATTACATAGgccattttatattcttatataaatatagaggtattattattacaattaattcaaagaataaaacacaaaaaatatgaatttcttatttaaagtaactttaGATTAGCCATAACTAACTAAAGCTTCGATTAAACTTTTGTTAGCTCCATAGTAACGTTATTGAAtggaataaaatcttttaaacgtTTTAGTTGTCAGAGTTGTGGGAGTCTGTAGGTTGTAGCTTAACTATCTATTTTTGTCTCTTTGAAAGATCACTGTGAATTATTGGCTCTAATGAAGGAGGACTTCAAAAATGTCCTCCAGGCTTCGGTACAAAAACAGTGGGATGAGGTTCGACGGGCTATGTCAGCTTTTACCTACTTCGATGGTCTAGACGAGGTAAACATTACCAATTGTTCAATTAGAATTAATGTCTAAAACCCCACATGTGTAATAGTTTCAATTACTTTCAATAAAGTTGAATTGGAGATAGGAATTTATGTTGTTCGTAGGTCGCTCGACGCGAAGGTTGCATAGTTGCCAAGATGAAATCTTACGAAGCAAATGAAACGCTTCTCGGAGATGGCGTGGGTGTTGccaatttcgtttattttgttCTGTCAGGAAGATGTCAGATGATAGAATCTTTACAAGTTACTGTCACTACGCGGCTGGGAAAAAATTACTATGCTTTATATGATCCTTACGTATGTCTTTACTAatcttaaatatctttatattttaaatagaatatcatGGACAATTTTAGTTGCATTTCagagctatatatatatatacgatgcTAAAACTATTTGCAGCTAAAGTTTGGTAGGTTTgtttaaagcaatattatGATTGAAATCTAAAGAGTTCTGATCGATTTGTCACCTGGGAAGAAACTTACTTGGGGTCTAAAGTAATCGACAGGTTTTCCAGCAGAACGGTAAATTTTATCAGACAATTaagcattaataaaaatttatgatcaggatattgtatatatatatacaataatgtgaatatacatatatagaaaatgtttGATTTACTTTTCTTTAGGGAGTTATATATCGTCGAGggtttaaattgataaaaaatatttggggtgtgaattaaaaaagaaaaagttaaattaatcaatCCAATtcttaatgattttgttttctCTTCCCcttgtttttctttatcatCGTGGGTGCAAGTTGCCCTTAAAAGAACCCATCGCACATGTCTACGTTAGTCTCAATTGTAGTTTCAAGAGGTGGTGAGAAATCGTCTTATTACGAttgatatttacaattttttcattctacaGCAGCAAACAATCCAACTTTTTGGTgactacttttataataatttagcactacatatcttttatagttgcaaatgttatgtttaaaattttaactcgtTCTTATATAGTTTTGAACAACTTCCATTCCATCTCAAGTCATTATCTCTAAATGATAACTAAATCATTCTTAAACTTGGAACTGTAATCAAAAACGATTTTTATGAGATAAGAAACTGCTGTTGAACCGCAAAATTACAAGAAAGATAGGTCAACAGACCgcctttattattttgactaTCCTAAACAAAACCTGTATATCGAAACTTTAACTAAACAATTATAGGAGTTCCTTATACAGATAGAAGCAATATGCAAATAAAGCGAATTCCGttgatgattattttttgtagaaagATTCTTCTTAAATACTCCTTAAATAGGTAAAAAGGAAACACgtgcatattataaatatttaaaatgcctCAAATTTTGTTTGGTTGTACCTCAAAAATGGTGGATTTtagaaagagaaaaaaaatattttatataaacaaacaattgaTTAAAGTATATCTATcagacataatttttattatccatttgtctgaaataaatttacgatGAAAATTACGTATTTCCTAAAATTTGCGAAAAATACCTTTTAGTAAGTTATTCATTTTCCAAGTGTTGGATCGATGAGGACAGATATCCCATCAaggtttttctataaattttcaacGTTTTTCGAGCGATTATAACtacattctaaatatttttggcaAATTTGACTGGACTATTCAATGATCATCAAAAACACTGATATGTAgtaccaatttttttatattaaatttgtatgacTGTTCTTAGCTACTGTTTTAATACGTAATAGGTAATATACGCGCATTTTGCATTCAGATTagctgtaaatttttttttttcttcgaaAAGGTGAAAGCTTAtacattaatgtaaaataaaattattctagaaACCAAAACATCCATTCTAGGAGCAAATGTTTGAAAGAGCTTTCATATGGATGGACACTTATCATCAAGCTCTATTTGCAAATCATTTCTATGAGCGTTTTAGGTGCCAAAAGAAGAAAGTGAGCAAGATTTTGACACTAAGTATTTTGGGGCTTACACTAAGAATAATAGAGAAGGACAGGACTCGATAACCCATGAAAGTGCCGAGGGGTCAAGTAGAAGTATTATGAAAACATCCACGTCAAACACAAGAAGAGACTCTACGAAAGTGATCAAACTAGCCAGCGATGAAAGAACAGAGTCAGTTCCGAGCACATCTGCTGAtgaagaaattataagacGCAGTAAGATCAGCGTGGATTTTAATATTCCAAGTGATTCCAAATCTCAAGAGCTTTTGAGACCATCGCTGCAAAGGTCACAACGAGAATCTGTTAGGTATGATCCCTTAAATGTTACACGATATTGTAAGTTAGCGTAaccttaagaaataaaatgattaatttattctctTCTGCTATTCGTAGGCCAAGTAATATTCAACAAAAGACATTAccgaaatatatgtataaaattataaattacatttctatttgtaaatgacaaaattgttaagaaataattaaatttatagactAAGCGTGATTCCTGAAGATGTCCAAGCTGGATTACGACCGCCTCCAAACACTCGCACTTACTTTATGCAGGTTACATAATTGATTTATCTTCCAATGgttattttagtttagttgctgaataaagaaataatctcAATTCCAAACAGAATTTGTTAGGAAATTATTACTGGTAAACGAAAGGCTTTACAAAAACTTGTCTGACCTAAAATTTCCTTGCGAAAGTCGCTTATATGTCAAtacttcttttaattaatacgaaTTCTTggtacaaatatttaagtattattatttaaaatgatatatatatatatatatatatatatatatatatatatatatattatatctgccAGCAACTTTGCATTTGCGTTAcgtttaaatcaatattttatgtcacatatttaacatatttttgtttgtaggTGTGTCAATTAAACCCAGGTTCC comes from the Danaus plexippus chromosome 15, MEX_DaPlex, whole genome shotgun sequence genome and includes:
- the LOC116766380 gene encoding uncharacterized protein LOC116766380 isoform X2, coding for MAGRGGKKELDPEELMKRKFHMKCLFKALGRLVMANAYWLIEGVDQYEGIDDVKRRVEQAVRSKAKKKQLLSINDKALLNKPAMDRTDHEKKYIFRIIGGLKCFKRYPNHVKKKLAAVTYFKYYGPGRTIVRQHHEAHALYFIISGDVIVSQMIFDELLQKYLSVDVGVMHPGDMFGEVSLLHNIPRTATVTTADHCELLALMKEDFKNVLQASVQKQWDEVRRAMSAFTYFDGLDEVPKEESEQDFDTKYFGAYTKNNREGQDSITHESAEGSSRSIMKTSTSNTRRDSTKVIKLASDERTESVPSTSADEEIIRRSKISVDFNIPSDSKSQELLRPSLQRSQRESVRLSVIPEDVQAGLRPPPNTRTYFMQVCQLNPGSSFGFGENMRDRRIVALTPVNCMLLPMIWLLQRNTANIWSRIQHYLEKKIPNKKQLFKEFVAARRWQEFREQLVEDVVARSNTVNWTSVHDVPYSIRMEEMLDI
- the LOC116766535 gene encoding proteasome maturation protein — encoded protein: MSFGLPSLKVKPEVSTNITVQDGVFGIPDPMVAGISATKNKLGQCHPLQVSEKNYHLNTEKMDMAMLRNVQGLHAPMKLTMERKFASKIGRLPFLPSSNLQHDVFTGRYLDIGFEDILNTPEFCEVNGQPHAVVERSLGLL
- the LOC116766380 gene encoding uncharacterized protein LOC116766380 isoform X1, with translation MAGRGGKKELDPEELMKRKFHMKCLFKALGRLVMANAYWLIEGVDQYEGIDDVKRRVEQAVRSKAKKKQLLSINDKALLNKPAMDRTDHEKKYIFRIIGGLKCFKRYPNHVKKKLAAVTYFKYYGPGRTIVRQHHEAHALYFIISGDVIVSQMIFDELLQKYLSVDVGVMHPGDMFGEVSLLHNIPRTATVTTADHCELLALMKEDFKNVLQASVQKQWDEVRRAMSAFTYFDGLDEVARREGCIVAKMKSYEANETLLGDGVGVANFVYFVLSGRCQMIESLQVTVTTRLGKNYYALYDPYVPKEESEQDFDTKYFGAYTKNNREGQDSITHESAEGSSRSIMKTSTSNTRRDSTKVIKLASDERTESVPSTSADEEIIRRSKISVDFNIPSDSKSQELLRPSLQRSQRESVRLSVIPEDVQAGLRPPPNTRTYFMQVCQLNPGSSFGFGENMRDRRIVALTPVNCMLLPMIWLLQRNTANIWSRIQHYLEKKIPNKKQLFKEFVAARRWQEFREQLVEDVVARSNTVNWTSVHDVPYSIRMEEMLDI